The Apium graveolens cultivar Ventura chromosome 3, ASM990537v1, whole genome shotgun sequence sequence ATAACGTAGTTAAGGTGCAACATCATTCAAGGATCTTAGAACAGTTGATCGTCGCGTCTATGTTACTTATAAAGAAGTTTGTAATGTTCTTGGCCTGCTTAAAGATGATAACCAGTGGCATTATGCCCTTAAAGAAAATGCAGAGTCATCAATGCCACAGCAGCTTCGCTCGATGTTTGTGTTTATATTGAATAATTGTCCAGTAGCAGATCCAGCAAAATTATGGAGTGAAAACTGGAAACCTTTGTCTGAAGATATTTTGTATCTGATACGAAAGAAATCTGGAAACCAAGATTTGAATCTCAATGATGTTGATCTAGAGAATTATGCGCTTACAGGTATACCACAGTCATTCTGCACTAATAAAAAAGTgacaaaatatttctgaatgtATTTCCTTAATCACACCATACTCAGAATATATTTAAACTCTGTATTTTTATTTCAGAATCACTAAATACAAGACCATCTTATTTTGACAATTGCTAATATACTCAGTAcaaattttatcatttttttacAGAGGTTGAAAAGCTACTTAATGGAATAGGAAAATATTTGAAAAACTATCCAGATATGCCATTTCCAGAGGAAAGTTACATGCAATATTCTACTAATCGTTTGATCGAGGAAGAAACTGGGTATGACAAAAATCTTATGAAGGAAGAGCATGACAAATACTTTTCATATTTAAATGCAGAGCAATTGGAAATCTATAATGTTGTGCTACAATCAATACATACGGGTAATAGATGCCTTTTTTTGTCTACGGTAGTGGTGGATATGGTAAAACCTTTCTTTGGAACACGCTATGTTATCGCTTGCGCGGTGAAGGTAAAATAGTATTGCCCATTGCATCAGTCTGGAATTGCTGCTACACTATTACCAGGAGGAAGAACATCACATTCCAGATTCCACATTCCTCTCAAATTAGATCGTTGTTCAATAGCTAGCATTAAACATGGATCGGACATTGCTGAATTAATAAAAAATACAAGTTTGGTCATATGGGATGAGGCACCAATGCAACATCGCCATGCTTTTGAATATGTAGATCGTTCCTTTCGTGATATTATGGCTGCGGTTAATCCTCAGAAAAAATTTCAGCCATTTGGTGGTGTAACCATTTTATTTGGTGGtgattttatatatacaatatatatgccaaattttcccaaaaattatgaataatgaaaaaatacaaagaaatggtataaatgaaagtcctataattttataaaaataaaaatgtgatttttttggggtttttaacatccaatggggcccagaaaagtcatttttcgcaaaatgagaaaatttataaaatacctagatgttcagaatattgcgatggtaaaagccgtttggtgaaaaataaggcccattattttatttgaaatacctgctttaaaatcatgattcgggtcgtaaaacttttgaaatgaaagctataaatgaaaaataaaatatctgaaaaaatATCTAAAAAATACCTGGACAgcacagaatgcacgtaacacatagcgattagggtttgacagttaattccacataaatgacacattaacacacataatttattataaatatgatataatacagacgtaaatttctcagacgttacaatcaccctggccgcattaggacctcgcgctagaccattacctggccactcacgcgttgatggactgtcacccaacctcttacaccttgatagaccgtaccccggcctgtcgcttatgccgactcaattagatggacttacttcccgaacgttgggcaagtaatcaaattgttttctcaaaatagcaacctcgttgtgaatataaaatacaccacagagccggattccttatatttttgagcgagtattcaagtccccttcgaaaggatagatcttaaatttgaaaaagagttttgggatccgctctaacttttaaaatcattttgaagactcaaaaatattttaaagaatgtttagagtaatgatgatttaataaaagatatcagtcccgatatattagaaaatatctgaatattattatttaaataatattcccataaatgataatctttataaaataattgaagtagaagtttcaaaactcatacttgaaacgaataataaataacaaaagatatacttatacgaaagtacgatccttatttgaataatcgaaaataagtttgattattattcagaaccatcgaatataccttattcgattaagagttatagaaaactatagtaataaataaatatatatatacatatattatactcgggaacatcgactcccggtttagaaaaatgttcacctttgggtcccctatactaagtgtatacgcaactactgcttatctctagcataggtattatgcagtttataagcatttgaattgataataaatatcaagatttcacaacatacatatatataccatatcaacatgctccaatatatcgcaagttttattaataacagtcatgcacttatctcaggataatgcatcaatatatttacatcaaaacaatagtataacgggtagaaaacttgcctgagtgttccggggtagacttaagcttagagtgggtccggtaacctatgaacaacaacataagccggaattagaccacggtcgcttaagaaactagtaaaaactcactcataccctaacggtcgcttatacgcttaacgatttgcgttaatcgcttgcgtaccctcggctccactaattttaataaattaaccgttacaaattttaaggcgactctttcgcgagtactttaccaacttcctaatccaccttacataattgtttcgtatttctattaatcatttaagggtctcaattatggtctcaaagttactcgaggtttcgaggttcgctcgcgaaacatcattacttaaaatggtcatttctcatcgctcgtaactcggatttaggcgaacgacatatcaaaacgaagctcgtaacatgaactatctaaacatggcaaaagTCAGAAGCTTAAAGTGTGTTCACGAGTCCTAAAGTTTCAtgcaaaacagtctaaggaaaacgagcattacgacggctatgtttacgagattcccaaaataattaccactctaaatcctcatcaattcactcacaaccaccaacacaacaatattcaaccatcataataaaaactcagtccccaaatccaagttttaccaatttatccaaccaatcaaagacccaatattcaaaaccaatacaaatccaccaaaactacttataatcaaagatcaagccttaatactaacaatgcttcaataaaacttaatgtaatcataaaatcaaagctagggtttgaagtttataccttccttagatCCTTAAATCACTTACAATAGATTTTAATCCTTAATAGATCCTTGATCTATGTTTATCATGTTCAAACTTGCAAAGGAGTTCAAGAAATGAGTTAGAACTTTTGGAGTTGCAATTAGTCCTATTTAATGAACTGTaaatatgagggtcttaccatgattatttggacaatacttttgaacaagagttgtaggaaatctcaatacctttccaacgagatatagaacacaatatttgagtgagtattgaaggagatatggcagtttgaagttgctggtattattttggccgagagcaagaaACTTGGAAATGGGGGGAGAGAAATGAAatgttgcttggttgatttttattgaatgaaatgaaatgcttggttgaaaattaacctttcaaaatatctttgcttttgctttaataaagtgatgatcTCACCTTGATTATATCATCATAAGGACACTTGTTtaatccttatggttggatgatgtcatcctcccctaaTTCCTTTGATTAttgcttaattacttggctaatgaccgcttatctgttatacggttcgcttaactttcgttttcgttcgtcgtttgagggatcatatccaagatcttattacttgggttcccctaaaacctttctcaatattttatattccttttatgatcctcttttattatccttgaatttaaatccttttaatcatgttacgttatactcaattctttcggtatctgatggattttcgggaaaaattaaagtgtccggattcaaattctaacgacctttacatacactcatttactttatggaatactaatacgatcttagaatttccataacagtactcctatataccGTGGTTCAGTGTTATCAATTGGctctcgatcttcatcgagatgtatgATCCTCCCACTggattttcttagaaagtagttctccctcaagaaatacagcggcccgagcaacaaacactttgttcccgGAAGGATTATAAGAACTATACCCTAATCTCACCTGGGTATCCCATAAAATatcatctatctaattttggtcgAAGCTTGCTAGAGGCTAAACTGTTTTACAAACACTTCACGTCCCCAACTTTTCATAAATGACATTCTTTGaaatttatcactctatatctcatacggagtattttgaaccgctttagtcagaacttggttaagtgtatatgcagccgtttctagagcataaccctagaaactgaatggaagatccgcttgactcatcatcgatcgcactatgtccaacaaggtacgatttctcctctcaaaatctctattccattgaggtgttctagaaggagtaagttaggatacactatcacactccttcaagaaactcttgaaattgaggtttaagtattctcctccacgaaCTGATCATAAAActttatacttttcccttgtttgcttttctacttcggcaTTATAtttttgaacatttcaaaagaatcggatttgttctttataagaaccacatatccatatctactaaaattatcagtaaatgttataaagtagtataagccgccccttgccatcatacgcattcgaccacatacatcattatgtataagtcataattgTTCGGTGTctctttcacctgatcaggtaaaagaagctttagtcatttttccaatgagacaaagttcgcatcttccgtatgattcaaaatcaaaattatccaagtatccatctatatgtaactcagaaatgcgtttctcattaatatggcttaacgacaatggtagaggtaatgtttaatttgagtcatcttagaacatataaattgttaactaattgtgcaacattataagccttatcattaaaatagaataaacaactattgtttatttaattaaaatgaaaacctttcttgtcctgacaagaaattgatttaatgtatcccctaaaggcaggcacgtaataacaatttatcaagttctcaatctcgcctatatGGGAAAAATTAGATATCgagtccttcaactagagcaacaacttttgctccaattctaacccgatacctgaagcttgaccattgctagtcttattctttagatcttccaaacaagctcgataatttaacttccaatcatccagttatttccacagaaatgacaatcatctccgttagcaacaccactatcaggcttcaaagGCCCTTGGGGATTGGACTTTGGGTtagcaccgaataagatcaaatcttcactttgcctgtccactttcctttcccatttgcattccatgtgtgCATCATTAATCTAGacataattcatgcctttaccatgttatttttagcagttctaaacatgcttaacaactcagtgagtgttctatTTATCTCATttcttttgttcttaacaaactaagaatagaagtagttcaaagattgt is a genomic window containing:
- the LOC141714263 gene encoding uncharacterized protein LOC141714263 encodes the protein MGKHGGPPPKIIDDNEDDEESKQRCYMSMREFYALQAHDQSNGRYNDHTFFDDCGFPVYRRRKINRTVLKSKQHLDNQFVVPYNRDLLLQFQCHMNLEGHDNATMLIRRKKGNATAARTPQNIDEIRHYLDERYVYASEAAWRILGFDIHYQYPSVERLPVHDEGRKNVIFNITDNIEEIASKASNRKSATSFKDLRTVDRRVYVTYKEVCNVLGLLKDDNQWHYALKENAESSMPQQLRSMFVFILNNCPVADPAKLWSENWKPLSEDILYLIRKKSGNQDLNLNDVDLENYALTEVEKLLNGIGKYLKNYPDMPFPEESYMQYSTNRLIEEETGYDKNLMKEEHDKYFSYLNAEQLEIYNVVLQSIHTGNRCLFLSTVVVDMVKPFFGTRYVIACAVKVK